The following proteins are encoded in a genomic region of Lachnospiraceae bacterium KM106-2:
- a CDS encoding glutamate racemase translates to MKIGFFDSGIGGISVLHQARKLLPGEDYIFYADVDHVPYGVKTKEEVISYVDEALSFMKDHGAKAVVVACNTATSVAIAKMREKYDMPLIGMEPAVKPAVEESESKHDRVLVIATPLTVKEDKLKNLLMRVDENHQVDLLPLPKLVSFAEKGEFTSPEVEEYLRNEFSRFSLEEYSSMVLGCTHFNYFKDTFHKLLPERMKYIDGCQGTIHHLKEILEEDGLLEQNEGTVEYYLSGRQVTGEKDLERFEQLYVRLDQMLQY, encoded by the coding sequence GTGAAAATTGGATTTTTTGATTCTGGAATTGGAGGAATCTCTGTATTACATCAAGCGAGAAAACTCCTTCCAGGTGAAGATTATATATTTTATGCAGATGTAGACCATGTACCATATGGAGTGAAAACAAAAGAAGAAGTAATCTCATATGTAGATGAAGCACTTTCTTTCATGAAAGATCATGGTGCGAAAGCAGTCGTAGTCGCTTGTAATACTGCAACGAGTGTTGCGATCGCAAAGATGAGAGAAAAATACGATATGCCACTTATCGGAATGGAACCAGCAGTAAAACCGGCGGTGGAAGAGAGCGAATCGAAACATGACCGTGTTTTAGTGATCGCGACTCCATTAACTGTAAAAGAGGACAAGTTAAAGAACCTTCTTATGAGAGTGGATGAAAATCATCAGGTTGATCTGTTACCATTACCTAAATTAGTATCATTTGCGGAAAAAGGTGAATTTACATCACCAGAGGTAGAGGAATATTTAAGAAATGAATTCTCTCGTTTTTCATTAGAAGAATACTCTAGTATGGTGTTAGGATGCACACATTTTAATTATTTCAAGGATACATTTCATAAGTTATTGCCGGAGCGAATGAAATATATCGATGGTTGTCAGGGAACGATCCATCATTTAAAAGAAATCTTAGAAGAAGATGGATTATTAGAGCAAAATGAAGGAACGGTAGAATATTATCTATCAGGACGTCAAGTAACAGGAGAAAAAGACTTAGAGCGTTTTGAACAGTTATATGTTCGTTTAGATCAAATGTTACAATATTAG